Proteins encoded within one genomic window of Oscarella lobularis chromosome 6, ooOscLobu1.1, whole genome shotgun sequence:
- the LOC136188104 gene encoding ribonucleoside-diphosphate reductase large subunit-like — translation MLMRVSVGIHGEDVESAIETYDLMSERWFTHASPTLFNAGTCRPQLSSCFLLSMADDSIEGIYDTLKMCFKISKSAGGIGLNVHCIRATGSFIAGTNANGVSNGLVPMLRVYNATARYVDQGGNKRPGAFAIFLDLKKNTGKEEDRARDFFFALWIPDLFMKRVEANGKWSLMCPDECPGLADVWGDDFEELYTRYEAEGRSRKVVSAQKLWFAILEAQTETGTPYILYKDACNRKSNQQNIGTIKCSNLCTEVVQYSSPDEVAVCNLASLALPRFVTADREFDFEKLAEVTRVVTRNLNKIIEINYYPVYEAERSNKRHRPIGIGVQGLADAFILMRYPFESEAAQKLNKQIFETIYFGALDASCQLAKEFGTYETYEGSPASKGILQHNMWGVPDPEGLRDWKRLRRDIETFGLRSGGVGDSIHRRSVRSEGGGQSRSQSKCGSRDENADAESQIGIHAQNAVARHSRLETAGSPSRGKLSRGRLTRRRRRTTRRSAPVRRDVSCAALEIWETEKKWGGKFFCMRTNTCTVCFSVMQFEYVSRILHIAFLG, via the exons ATGCTAATGCGCGTTTCCGTCGGCATCCACGGTGAAGACGTTGAAAGTGCAATTGAG ACGTACGATTTGATGTCAGAACGCTGGTTCACCCACGCATCGCCGACCCTTTTCAACGCGGGAACGTGCAGACCCCAACTGTCCAGCTGCTTCCTACTCTCAATGGCAGACGATAGCATTGAG GGTATCTACGACACGTTGAAAATGTGCTTCAAGATCTCCAAATCGGCGGGCGGAATCGGTCTCAACGTCCACTGCATTCGAGCGACGGGAAGTTTCATTGCCGGCACGAATGCCAATGGGGTGTCGAACGGTCTCGTTCCCATGCTTCGCGTCTAcaacgcgacggcgcgctACGTCGATCAGGGCGGCAACAAACGTCCCGGCGCATTTGCCATCTTCTtggatttgaaaaagaacacgggaaaggaggaggatcgcgcgcgcgatttcttcttcgctctctGGATACCGGATCTCTTTATgaaacgcgtcgaagcgaaTGGGAAGTGGTCGCTCATGTGTCCGGACGAATGTCCGGGATTGGCCGACGTTTGGGGCGACGACTTTGAGGAATTATACACGAG ATATGAGGCGGAGGGGCGAAGCAGGAAAGTTGTCAGTGCTCAGAAGCTTTGGTTCGCTATATTGGAGGCTCAGACGGAAACGGGAACGCCTTATATTCTGTATAAGGATGCGTGCAATCGAAAGAGCAATCAGCAA AATATTGGCACGATAAAGTGTAGCAATTTGTGCACGGAAGTCGTTCAATACAGCAGCCCTGATGAA GTTGCCGTTTGCAACTTGGCTTCTCTTGCTTTGCCCAGATTCGTCACTGCAGATAGAGAGTTTGACTTTGAGAAATTGGCTGAAGTGACTAgg GTTGTCACGAGAAATTTGAACAAGATTATTGAAATCAACTATTATCCTGTCTACGAA gcGGAACGCTCCAATAAGAGACATCGTCCAATAGGAATTGGCGTTCAGGGATTAGCTGACGCCTTCATTTTGATGAGATATCCATTTGAAAGTGAAGCGGCGCAAAAACTCAACAAGCAAATCTTCGAGACAATCTACTTCGGAGCCTTGGAT GCTTCCTGCCAATTGGCCAAAGAATTTGGCACCTACGAAACATATGAAGGATCACCAGCAAGCAAAGGG ATTCTTCAGCACAACATGTGGGGCGTTCCAGATCCAGAGGGTCTTCGCGATTGGAAGCGCTTGAGACGAGACATCGAAAC TTTTGGGCTTCgtagcggcggcgtcggcgattcAATTCACCGTCGATCGGTCCGTTCAGAAGGCGGCGGCCAAAGCCGTTCGCAGTCAAAATGCGGCTCTCGTGATGAAAACGCCGACGCAGAGTCCCAAATTGGAATTCACGCtcaaaacgccgtcgcccgTCATTCCCGGCTCGAAACCGCGGGTTCGCCTTCGCGAGGAAAACTCAGCAGGGGCAGAttgacgaggaggagaaggagaacgacgCGTCGCAGTGCGCCGGTGAGGAGGGATGTCTCATGTGCAGCGCTTGAAATTTGggagacagaaaaaaaatgggGGggcaaatttttttgtatgagAACGAATACATGTACAGTCTGTTTCAGTGTCATGCAATTTGAGTATGTGTCTCGGATACTGCATATAGCTTTTTTGGGTTAG
- the LOC136188587 gene encoding uncharacterized protein isoform X2, protein MTVLRRQLATLSPEKRDLIRSGPGLGDFVRERTTLDAPPTNPAHLKRRKGERLVLPPWLRTKIPVGENYVRLKTSLRKLKLKLNTVCEEARCPNVDECWGGGETQTATATIMLLGDLCTRGCRFCSVKTARRPPPPPPDPNEPRNTAEAISEWGGLDYIVLTSVGRELDERRNWRCVTKSRTGRPRTGKDIETKKLLCCVVYFALSVVFLFTAYCLLLFVFFFQLFVFSFVAEAHVTGFCKRSSMSIAQRRLLLAAIVSALLAFAVARSDVVRFVVGVALRLVVGATSFAFGILLVATRSPYRTKFPRLPANPLTAIIAKRATSLSNASTSDPTTTGRPTIVSRALDRAIQEVLENTVRDYVMSWYKKIGEDEPGFKAVVMDEAWIVVQKATKRLISKSGRVEKSVEAHRGAVLMGRWSHDGTALVTVGEDGQVKIWSRSGMLRSTLSQLETPVYGVAWSPDSDHVLYTNDKQMVIKPLQPSMKPIIWKAHENLILKVDWSPVNNLIISGSEDRRYKVWDSFGRLIYSSQPPITSVSWSFDSQLFAIALRRVQFKAWEIKRKLRC, encoded by the exons ATG accgttcttcgtcgacaaCTTGCTACATTGTCGCCGGAAAAACGCGATCTCATTCGTTCGGGGCCAGGATTGGGCGACTTCGTTCGCGAGCGCACGACCTTGGACGCTCCACCGACCAACCCCGCTCACctgaagaggagaaaaggcgaaag actCGTTCTTCCGCCGTGGCTTCGAACGAAAATCCCCGTCGGCGAGAACTACGTTCGACTGAAGACGTCGttgagaaaattgaaattgaaattgaatacC GTATGCGAAGAGGCTCGGTGTCCGAACGTGGACGAGTGttggggcggcggcgagacgcaAACAGCAACGGCAACCATTATG TTGTTGGGCGATTTGTGCACTCGAGGATGTCGTTTTTGTTCGGTAAAGACGGCGAgacgtccgccgccgccgccgcctgatCCAAATGAGCCGAGAAATACGGCGGAAGCCATTTCCGAATGGGGAGGATTGGACTACATTGTATTGACTTCGGTCGGCAGAGAGCTTGACGAGCGAAGAAACTGGAGATGTGTCACTAAAAGCAGAACAGGAAGACCCAGGACAGGGAAGGACattgaaacaaaaaaattgctgtGCTGTGTTGTCTACTTTGCATTGtctgttgtttttttgtttactGCATATTGTCTGCtgcttttcgtttttttttttcaattatttgtgttttcttttgttgcaGAGGCCCACGTGACTGGCTTTTGCAAACGTTCCAGTATGTCGATagctcaacgtcgtcttcttctcgctgCAATCGTTTCAGCCCTTCTAGCTTTTGCAGTAGCTCGTTCAGACGTCGTACGATTCGTCGTAGGCGTCGCATTGCGACTGGTCGTCGGTGCAACGAGCTTCGCCTTCGgaattcttctcgtcgcaacGCGAAGCCCCTATCGAACGAAATTTCCTCGCCTTCCAGCAAATCCCCTGACAGCAATCATAGCAAAG AGAGCGACGTCATTGTCGAACGCTTCCACGTCCGATCCAACGACGACTGGAAGACCGACGATCGTCTCACGAGCTCTCGATCGAGCGATTCAAGAAG TTCTCGAGAACACTGTCAGAGATTACGTCATGTCTTGGTATAAAAAaatcggcgaagacgagccAGGATTCAAAGCAGTCGTAAT GGACGAAGCGTGGATTGTTGTgcaaaaggcgacgaaacgattaATATCAAAAAGTGGACGAGTTGAAAAATCCGTGGAAGCGCATAGAGGAGCTGTTCTCATGGGACGATGGAGTCACGATGGGACAGCATTAGTGACCg TTGGGGAAGACGGTCAGGTGAAAATCTGGTCTCGAAGTGGAATGTTAAGATCTACGTTGTCTCAACTGGAAACGCCCGTTTACGGAGTGGCATGGTCGCCCGATTCTGATCACGTGCTCTATACGAATGACAAGCAAATGGTTATTAAACCATTGCAACCGTCAATGAAGCCAATCATT TGGAAAGCTCACGAGAACTTGATCCTGAAAGTGGATTGGAGTCCCGTTAATAATCTCATCATATCAGGATCTGAAGATCGAAGATACAAA GTTTGGGACAGTTTTGGGCGTTTGATCTATTCTAGTCAACCGCCAATCACCAGCGTTTCGTGGTCATTCGACAGCCAACTCTTTGCCATCGCCCTCCGGCGAGTGCAATTCAAAGCATGGGAGATAAAAA ggaAGCTAAGATGTTGA
- the LOC136188587 gene encoding uncharacterized protein isoform X1 yields the protein MTVLRRQLATLSPEKRDLIRSGPGLGDFVRERTTLDAPPTNPAHLKRRKGERLVLPPWLRTKIPVGENYVRLKTSLRKLKLKLNTVCEEARCPNVDECWGGGETQTATATIMLLGDLCTRGCRFCSVKTARRPPPPPPDPNEPRNTAEAISEWGGLDYIVLTSVGRELDERRNWRCVTKSRTGRPRTGKDIETKKLLCCVVYFALSVVFLFTAYCLLLFVFFFQLFVFSFVAEAHVTGFCKRSSMSIAQRRLLLAAIVSALLAFAVARSDVVRFVVGVALRLVVGATSFAFGILLVATRSPYRTKFPRLPANPLTAIIAKVAATKKERSKRMISSQRATSLSNASTSDPTTTGRPTIVSRALDRAIQEVLENTVRDYVMSWYKKIGEDEPGFKAVVMDEAWIVVQKATKRLISKSGRVEKSVEAHRGAVLMGRWSHDGTALVTVGEDGQVKIWSRSGMLRSTLSQLETPVYGVAWSPDSDHVLYTNDKQMVIKPLQPSMKPIIWKAHENLILKVDWSPVNNLIISGSEDRRYKVWDSFGRLIYSSQPPITSVSWSFDSQLFAIALRRVQFKAWEIKRKLRC from the exons ATG accgttcttcgtcgacaaCTTGCTACATTGTCGCCGGAAAAACGCGATCTCATTCGTTCGGGGCCAGGATTGGGCGACTTCGTTCGCGAGCGCACGACCTTGGACGCTCCACCGACCAACCCCGCTCACctgaagaggagaaaaggcgaaag actCGTTCTTCCGCCGTGGCTTCGAACGAAAATCCCCGTCGGCGAGAACTACGTTCGACTGAAGACGTCGttgagaaaattgaaattgaaattgaatacC GTATGCGAAGAGGCTCGGTGTCCGAACGTGGACGAGTGttggggcggcggcgagacgcaAACAGCAACGGCAACCATTATG TTGTTGGGCGATTTGTGCACTCGAGGATGTCGTTTTTGTTCGGTAAAGACGGCGAgacgtccgccgccgccgccgcctgatCCAAATGAGCCGAGAAATACGGCGGAAGCCATTTCCGAATGGGGAGGATTGGACTACATTGTATTGACTTCGGTCGGCAGAGAGCTTGACGAGCGAAGAAACTGGAGATGTGTCACTAAAAGCAGAACAGGAAGACCCAGGACAGGGAAGGACattgaaacaaaaaaattgctgtGCTGTGTTGTCTACTTTGCATTGtctgttgtttttttgtttactGCATATTGTCTGCtgcttttcgtttttttttttcaattatttgtgttttcttttgttgcaGAGGCCCACGTGACTGGCTTTTGCAAACGTTCCAGTATGTCGATagctcaacgtcgtcttcttctcgctgCAATCGTTTCAGCCCTTCTAGCTTTTGCAGTAGCTCGTTCAGACGTCGTACGATTCGTCGTAGGCGTCGCATTGCGACTGGTCGTCGGTGCAACGAGCTTCGCCTTCGgaattcttctcgtcgcaacGCGAAGCCCCTATCGAACGAAATTTCCTCGCCTTCCAGCAAATCCCCTGACAGCAATCATAGCAAAGGTAGCAGCAACAAAGAAAGAGCGCAGCAAGCGAATGATTTCGTCACAGAGAGCGACGTCATTGTCGAACGCTTCCACGTCCGATCCAACGACGACTGGAAGACCGACGATCGTCTCACGAGCTCTCGATCGAGCGATTCAAGAAG TTCTCGAGAACACTGTCAGAGATTACGTCATGTCTTGGTATAAAAAaatcggcgaagacgagccAGGATTCAAAGCAGTCGTAAT GGACGAAGCGTGGATTGTTGTgcaaaaggcgacgaaacgattaATATCAAAAAGTGGACGAGTTGAAAAATCCGTGGAAGCGCATAGAGGAGCTGTTCTCATGGGACGATGGAGTCACGATGGGACAGCATTAGTGACCg TTGGGGAAGACGGTCAGGTGAAAATCTGGTCTCGAAGTGGAATGTTAAGATCTACGTTGTCTCAACTGGAAACGCCCGTTTACGGAGTGGCATGGTCGCCCGATTCTGATCACGTGCTCTATACGAATGACAAGCAAATGGTTATTAAACCATTGCAACCGTCAATGAAGCCAATCATT TGGAAAGCTCACGAGAACTTGATCCTGAAAGTGGATTGGAGTCCCGTTAATAATCTCATCATATCAGGATCTGAAGATCGAAGATACAAA GTTTGGGACAGTTTTGGGCGTTTGATCTATTCTAGTCAACCGCCAATCACCAGCGTTTCGTGGTCATTCGACAGCCAACTCTTTGCCATCGCCCTCCGGCGAGTGCAATTCAAAGCATGGGAGATAAAAA ggaAGCTAAGATGTTGA
- the LOC136188384 gene encoding CDP-diacylglycerol--glycerol-3-phosphate 3-phosphatidyltransferase, mitochondrial-like, protein MCYFCFDVLIGHLRKIDSPKSRNLDFPNKEYPLFVSWKILPGQKLRGCMGTFSALKLHSGLQEYAITSSTKDSRFQPIRYDELPKLLCSVSLLTNFELAEHYLDWEDAYRQDSICDVLESEVGATRGMPKTSDTWICPLVQMRLYDLRHDQMATRALLEGTDPGSSLSIATGYLNLTDEYVDLLMKSKATYRVLTASPQANGFLGARGAAGHVPYAYIHIAKWFYEQISCSESLDRISLEEFSRDKWTFHCKGYTYDILWCYSGSDSLILGLCIQSSPNDCLASLLADSN, encoded by the exons ATGTGCTACTTCTGTTTCGACGTCCTGATCGGCCACCTTCGCAAAATCGATTCTCCGAAAAGTCGAAATCTCGACTTTCCTAATAAGGAATA CcctcttttcgtttcgtggAAAATTCTCCCCGGACAGAAGCTGCGAGGTTGCATGGGAACTTTCAGTGCTCTCAAACTCCATTCGGGCCTTCAAGAATATGCGATCACGAG TTCTACAAAGGACAGTCGGTTTCAACCAATTAGATACGACGAACTTCCCAAACTCCTCTGCtcagtttctcttctaaCCAATTTTGAGCTAGCTGAACATTATCTAGACTGGGAG GATGCATACAGACAAGATTCCATATGTGACGTTTTGGAATCGGAAGTGGGAGCGACGCGCGGCATGCCAAAGACGTCCGACACGTGGATATGTCCTCTCGTGCAGATGAGACTTTACGACCTGCGGCACGATCAGATGGCGACGCGCGCTCTCCTCGAGGGAACGGATCCCggttcgtcgttgtcgattGCAACGGGATATCTGAACCTCACCGACGAATACGTTGATCTTTTGATGAAATCAAAGGCAACGTATCGAGTGCTCACGGCTTCGCCACAA GCTAATGGGTTTCTTGGAGCTCGTGGCGCAGCTGGGCACGTTCCTTATGCGTATATACATATTGCAAAGTGGTTTTATGAACAGATTAGTTGTAGCGAAAGTTTAGACAGAATAAGTTTGGAAGAGTTTAGTCGTGACAAGTGGACATTCCACTGTAAAGGTTATACATATGACATACTATGGTGTTACAGTGGAAGCGATTCATTGATTTTAGGCCTTTG CATtcaatcgtcgccgaacgatTGCTTGGCTTCTCTTCTCGCGGATTCCAACTGA
- the LOC136188218 gene encoding cilia- and flagella-associated protein 57-like: MQEDYERQLTFSEEAKEQAVSETTEYYEGQKAELEARLKQIEEEKEYLQREHKETQRQIEEDADQEILDVKNKYERRLRDEVEANMRLKGETGIMKKKFATLERERKEQKEEIQRLHGEENKLRSVIRSLEKDAVTYLIVYNSRFSQDIVQSWDFGGLLSV, from the exons ATGCAGGAAGATTACGAGAGACAGTTGACTTTTTCTGAGGAAGCAAAGGAGCAGGCGGTTAGCGAGACAACCGAATACTACGAAGGTCAAAAGGCAGAACTGGAAGCCAGACTGAAGCAG attgaagaggaaaaggagtATTTGCAGCGGGAGCATAAGGAGACGCAGCGACAgatcgaagaagacgccgatCAGGAAATACTCGACGTTAAGAACAAATACGAGCGACGACTTCGCGACGAGGTCGAAGCGAACATGAGACTCAAAGGAGAGACAGGAATtatgaagaaaaag TTTGCCACGCTGGAGAGGGAGAGAAAGGAGCAGAAAGAGGAGATACAGCGTCTTCACGGGGAGGAGAACAAGCTGCGCTCTGTGATACGATCGCTGGAGAAAGACGCGGTCACGTATTTAATTGTTTATAATAGCCGGTTTTCACAAGACATTGTCCAGTCGTGGGATTTCGGGGGCCTGCTGAGTGTCTGA
- the LOC136188216 gene encoding calcium-binding and coiled-coil domain-containing protein 2-like, whose protein sequence is MAQAFVEVSKFYVNVSDVACQLKLPGNTEPGGRISIARVGWKSSSQYHTQVSLDESAQGREGVRIVIFPSAALPTDEHQYQFVYVDASGEARVASQPFAFAETSTDLDSLSSYEVIDESRTTDASETKRFQAGSVGKTFEVEDLVEGNSPCGSLATPAQNTDDATVEKTPNDDDDDEKSSPPPEIHPTSSSSSSSDDEDEEVDDKEAARLLEENAKDVARVSEENVKFLTEQVTTFNGQLAGFVFVDSVSRGDEFNCIRKLWKSEKLAYEKAEKRNSEMSEKVLKENVELNEKMESLINRIELLEKEKNEEIDPLKKKLELSENQVLNLTEKLEEAENELKEKHEECTDLFRKLGEMEGQRAVLDEKLELKEIQTEVLFSKAMGKAMGKEITLPKKRSAGDEPIQLRSASLDFQDITIATPPSYQRPGGDLSLGEVSLLKSEKRREKTKKKSRDDGDEDRRHRRRHRHHRRDDDSSCGGVEREEKRERRRRRKKSPPIVAVVVKATTLPSAPPDDDNEELPSRCPVCEKPYASNLDAVSRRRHCEEHFKAC, encoded by the coding sequence ATGGCTCAAGCCTTTGTGGAAGTATCAAAGTTCTACGTTAACGTCTCCGACGTGGCCTGCCAATTGAAACTCCCCGGAAACACAGAACCAGGAGGGCGAATCTCGATCGCACGCGTAGGCTGGAAATCGTCATCTCAGTACCACACTCAAGTATCTCTCGATGAAAGCGCACAAGGCCGCGAAGGCGTGCGCATTGTCATCTTCCCCTCAGCCGCCCTACCAACAGACGAACATCAATATCAGTTCGTCTACGTTGACGCTTCAGGCGAAGCACGCGTGGCAAGCCAGCCGTTTGCCTTCGCGGAGACCTCGACCGACCTGGACAGTCTGTCTTCGTACGAAGTAATCGACGAGAGTCGGACAACGGACGCTTCTGAAACCAAGCGGTTTCAGGCGGGGAGTGTCGGGAAAACTTTCGAAGTCGAAGACTTGGTGGAGGGAAATTCCCCATGCGGAAGTCTGGCGACTCCGGCTCAAAATACCGATGATGCTACCGTGGAAAAGACTCCcaacgatgatgatgatgacgagaagAGTTCGCCACCACCTGAAATTCATCCTACGTCATCATCGAGTTCGAGTTctgatgacgaagatgagGAAGTTGATGATAAGGAAGCGGCTCGCCTTTTGGAGGAAAATGCCAAGGATGTGGCTCGTGTTTCTGAGGAAAATGTGAAATTTCTTACCGAGCAAGTGACAACGTTCAATGGTCAGCTGGCGGGTTTTGTGTTTGTGGATAGCGTATCACGTGGAGACGAGTTCAATTGCATTAGGAAATTGTGGAAGAGTGAGAAATTGGCTTACGAGAAGgcggaaaagagaaattctgAGATGTCAGAAAAGGTGCTAAAAGAGAATGTCGAATtaaacgaaaaaatggaGAGTCTTATCAATCGGATTGAGTTactcgaaaaggaaaaaaatgaagagatCGACccattgaagaagaagcttgAATTGAGTGAAAACCAAGTGCTGAATCTAACGGAGAAGTTAGAAGAAGCGGAAAAcgaattgaaagaaaagcaCGAAGAGTGTACCGACCTCTTTCGCAAGCTGGGCGAAATGGAAGGCCAGCGTGCCGTACTGGACGAAAAACTCGAATTGAAGGAAATTCAGACTGAAGTTCTCTTCTCTAAAGCGATGGGAAAAGCGATGGGAAAAGAGATCACCTTGCCGAAGAAACGGAGTGCTGGCGACGAACCAATTCAATTGCGAAGCGCTTCGTTGGATTTTCAGGATATCACCATAGCAACGCCGCCGAGTTATCAACGTCCCGGAGGCGATCTTTCCCTCGGCGAAGTTTCGCTTTTGAAGTcggagaaacgacgcgaaaagacgaagaaaaagtcgcgtgatgacggagacgaggatcgacgtcatcgtcgtcgtcatagaCATCATcggcgtgacgacgattccagCTGCGGCGGCgtggaaagagaagaaaaacgagagcgacgacgacgaagaaagaaatcgccgcccatcgtcgccgtcgtcgtcaaagcgaCGACCCTTCCCTCCGCTCCCCCggatgacgacaacgaagaatTGCCGTCGCGATGTCCTGTTTGCGAGAAACCGTACGCGTCCAATTTGGACGccgtttctcgacgtcgacactGCGAAGAACATTTCAAAGCGTGTTAG
- the LOC136188217 gene encoding transmembrane protein 185B-like: MVISAALQTFLFIFEILTCVKAEGSRVTWLTAFSPLFFLLVATLIACIWAWRNDRNVEFEIFVLSNVLQIIFLSLRLDNFINWDWQLVLIPLWIELCVLGFVILYFIIWACLIYHSDNVLPEGQKLGLVLALLFTIAYITAIIFIAILVEKVDNNVDIPYAIVFISLHIALFALLLTSCLHRGGNQWWFGMQKSFCNSLLICLPWLQEYGNISFSAEAVEEEEEEEERETSPARLEDLKIEIKYSSDSDVKRKKERRDSRSYNVYRTA; the protein is encoded by the exons ATGGTGATAAGCGCCGCTCTTCAgacgtttctcttcattttcgAAATTTTGACGTGCGTCAAAGCGGAAGGAAGTCGCGTGACGTGGCTAACGGCTTTTTCgcctctcttttttctattggtCGCCACTCTGATCGCCTGCATTTGGGCGTGGAGAAATGATAGAAATGTCGAG TTTGaaatttttgttctttcCAACGTTCTACAGATTATTTTTCTCAGTTTGCGTCTTGATAATTTCATAAATTGGGACTGGCAA CTTGTTTTGATTCCTTTGTGGATTGAATTGTGTGTACTCGGATTTGTCATTCTCTATTTCATTATTTGGGCCTGTCTCATCTATCACAGCGACAACGTTCTCCCTGAGGGCCAAAAACTGGGTCTCGTACTGGCTCTCCTCTTTACAATTGCTTACATCACAGCCATCATATTTATA GCTATTCTCGTTGAAAAGGTTGATAACAACGTTGACATTCCATACGCAATTGTTTTCATATCGCTTCACATTGCCTTATTTGCACTCCTGCTGACGTCATGTTTACATCGCGGAGGAAATCAAT GGTGGTTTGGGATGCAGAAGAGTTTCTGCAATAGTCTATTAATTTGCTTACCGTGGTTACAAGAATACGGGAATATATCCTTTTCAGCCGAGgcagtcgaagaagaagaagaagaagaagaaagggaGACGTCACCGGCGCGATTAGAGGatctaaaaatagaaattaaaTATAGTAGTGATAGTGAcgtaaaaagaaagaaagaaagaagagacagtCGTTCCTATAACGTCTATAGAACAGCCTGA
- the LOC136188552 gene encoding uncharacterized protein has protein sequence MAETRVPPIAHEELLGARDDARQGEATHDENDASSATASAVRRPVYVVKSDGSQKRMITAFWDSASVSVTGRDFYGMVTAERVNTDHADKLAGAIESASKHVTPLLSNQERLTVVLRFDSKEHYDAMGAELKAGKLQPLLPQITGYEITRLESIFQTAAHSLAHVEIKPLQFQFAHVISAIDTMIGRFSELLNFMSFTCKSNPPSSVALPALEEQHVINDDDAAADVIIDASGDIPSSSSKRFRIEQVSLCILLIVPADLDAHVRTMCRAFASRSFYRVRATSGMTPLQRYEKYYAYPHVPEYPLSTLPLFGLYARPRSSGGGAGTESAAALRLNMYVSCDLVIMEQFYSSILDQRPLKGREGRRFFLIYSLSSALASNVELYIYYCPECEIVVTEGVTLHFVVADLMLAANQLGENLLKKLGPSSYMTVDPQEHLVVLHSM, from the exons ATGGCCGAAACGCGTGTTCCCCCGATCGCTCACGAGGAGCTTCTTGgcgctcgcgacgacgctcgccaaggcgaagcgacgcacgacgaaaacgacgcgagcTCGGCCACCGCCAGCGCCGTTCGACGCCCCGTGTACGTCGTCAAAAGCGACGGAAGCCAGAAACGAATG ATCACTGCCTTTTGGGACTCGGCATCTGTCAGCGTAACCGGTCGCGATTTCTACGGCATGGTGACCGCCGAACGCGTCAACACGGACCACGCGGACAAGCTCGCCGGCGCGATCGAGAGCGCTTCGAAGCACGTGACCCCGCTGCTATCCAATCAGGAACGGCTCACCGTCGTACTGCGCTTCGACTCGAAGGAGCACTACGACGCGATGGGAGCGGAATTGAAAGCGGGCAAACTCCAACCGTTACTACCCCAAATAACCGGATACGAAATAACCCGTCTAGAAT CGATTTTTCAAACTGCCGCCCACTCGCTCGCACACGTCGAAATCAAACCGCTTCAATTCCAATTCGCTCACGTGATATCCGCGATTGATACGATGATCGGACGCTTCAGCGAACTTCTCAACTTCATGTCGTTCACATGCAAAAGCAATCCGCCGTCGAGCGTCGCTCTTCCGGCACTCGAAGAACAGCACGTGATTAACGATGATGACGCCgccgctgacgtcatcatcgacgCGAGCGGCGatattccgtcgtcgtcgtcgaaacgatttcgaatCGAACAGGTATCCCTATGCATTCTTCTCATCGTTCCCGCGGATCTCGACGCGCACGTGCGAACGATGTGCCGCGCGTTCGCCTCGCGCTCTTTCTATCGCGTTCGCGCCACGTCCGGCATGACCCCGTTGCAGCGGTACGAAAAGTACTACGCCTATCCGCACGTTCCCGAATATCCCCTCTCGACGCTTCCCCTATTCGGGCTCTACGCGCGACCGCGTTCGTCCGGCGGCGGGGCCGGGACCGAGAGCGCCGCCGCGTTGAGACTCAATATGTACGTGAGCTGCGATCTCGTGATCATGGAGCAGTTCTATTCGAGTATATTGGATCAGCGGCCGTTAAAGGGGCGCGAgggtcgtcgattttttctcatcTATTCCCTCTCGTCGGCGCTTGCGTCGAACGTCGAGTTGTATATCTATTATTGTCCCGAGTGTGAGATTGTCGTCACCGAGGGCGTGACGTTGCATTTTGTTGTCGCTGATTTGATGCTCGCCGCCAATCAGCTCGGCGAGAATTTGCTGAAGAAATTGGGACCGAGTAGCTATATGACCGTCGATCCGCAGGAGCACTTGGTCGTGCTGCACTCGATGTGA